Sequence from the [Bacteroides] pectinophilus genome:
CCGTCCCTCCCCAGTACAGCCTCCACAGGGAGACGGAGGGTCTTGTAGAGCAGGTCGTCCTTTTTGCTCCATTCGGAAAAGTCCTTGCCGCCATTCATGATGCTCGGCAGCGCGCTCGTGACGGAAAAGGACGGCAGCGCCACCTCTTTGTTCGTCAGCAGACGGAACACGGCGGGGATGGTCTCCGTCAGACCGTTCACGCCCCGCTGTGGCAGGGAGATGTCCAGCCATGCAAGGCGGCTGCGCGCCTGCTTTCCGGCGGCATCCTGCCTGCCGCAGTGTTCGGCAAACTTTTGCAGTTCGCCATACCAGCGCTCCGAGCCTTCGTAATCCATGGCCAGTGCGCAGAGCATACTCATGCCCTGCATCAGCGAGGGGGAGGCGAGAATTTCCGTCTCCGGCAAGCTGCGGTAGTATTTTTCCATCTCGGCATAGTGACCCATGCCGGGGTGGAGTTCTGCATTACGCACCAGCAGCTCAGAAACCTTGGAATTGTCACCGCCGCTGGTGTAGCATTCCAGGGCATGGGCGTAGTCCTCCTTCAGCTCATAGTACAGCCCGCCCCGGCTGAAGAGCGCTTTGCGCTTTTCCTCGGTATACTCCCGTTCCATCTCCCAGAGGAGAAAAGCCCTGAAACCCGGCCAGAAGTGGAAGCGCTGGCAGTCTTCGTAGCGCAGCATAGTAGTGTATCGAAGAAGCCAGTCCAGCCGTTCGCCGGCACGGGGATCGCCGCTGACCATCCGCGCCATTTCCAGGTCAAAGCTTTCAAAGGGGGCCAGCTCCAACAGGAAGTGCCTCACCGGCAGGTCAAAGCGCCTATAGATGGCGGTCTCAAAGTAGAGGAACACCTCGTGGAACACCCGCGCCACCAGCTCCGGCGTCCACGGCTTGTCCTGGGACATGCACCTCACCGTGATGGCCACACCCAGCGGATAGCCCACGGATTCTTTCAAAATTCCATCGATCTCGCTATCTGTTACGTTTACTCCCGAAAGCTGAAACAGCCGCCGCACATCGCCCGCGTCAAAAAGCAGGTCGTCGGCCTCCAGCACCGTCATCAGCCCCGTGTACTGAAACGCCGTCAGGCAGCCGGGCGGCACACCGCGCGAGAGCAGCACAAAACGGTGCTCCGGACTTGAGCGAATCAGTTCGCAAAGAGCCTGCTGCCTGGCTTCCTCCTGCATGAGCTGAAGATCGTCAATCACCAGAATGTCCCAATCCTGCGCTGACGGTGGAATCACGCAGTCTGGGTCTGCCGCACTTAGCCGCAGCACGTTCCGACCGCGCAGCAGGGCGTCCGCCAGTACTGTCTTTCCAAAGCCGCAGGGCGCACTGAAAAAAAGGACTCTGCCATGCAACATGAAGCTGTCAAACCGTTTCTGAACGGAGGTCTTTATGATGATATTTTTGGTCATTTCTTTCCTCCCTTTGATACAGAGTGAGATTTCCATAAGCCTTTCGCAACCTATCTTAAATTATATTATACGAGTCTGTTTCAAAATGTAAATCATACCAAAGGATGAGACACGCTGCATGCGTTAATTGTCATCATGCCAAGAGAGGGCATACATTCAATGATTATGAAATCATAAAAATCTCTTAACTTCTCTACCAAAGATTTAAGTGTCAGTTCTCTGCTCATTGCACACGCAAAAAAATCCGCCCAGATTAGAACCTAATCTAATCTGAACGGAATACTCATTCAGGCTTGATATTTTCCAAGCATAAATCTCATTTTTTTAGTTTCCTGTTAGCAGAAAAACAAAAAAACGGCAATGATTTTTCTCTCATTACCGCTTAAAATAGAGCGTTCCCTATAGGAATCGAACCTACAATAGACCCTTAGGAGCTCGAATCCACCTTGGGAACACCGATTATTTTAAGTAAATATAAGTCAAGGAAAGCCTTGATTTTCCTAACTATTTTGTAAATCTCTGTCAAAATAAGAAAACGGAAAATCATCTGAGAAAAACGGTTTTCGCTGTCAAATCGCTGACATTGTCACCCTGAGGGTTCAGCTATTCCGTTCCAATGATTTTTTCATAAATATGGCTACCATTTCATTTATAGCAGTAATGATAACACTGTTTTCTTATTAGATTATCTACATAATAGCGTGTATGAGGTCGGACGTCGATGGTTTTTTGACCATAATTTGCTTATATTTACCACAGGCTTCTTCGATTGAAAAAGGTGTACGCTACTACTCCCACCTTTACACTTATACTTATCTCATCAATGTACCATTGAAATTTTATTTTCTTCTTATATAAAATGTATCAATGGCTTTACTTACAAACTCTGCTGTGCCTACTCCTCCAGCATCATCGATATTTTCCGTAAGTTCTCCTCCACCGGCATACATTCTTCCAAGGCCGCTTAAAATCTTATCAGAACATGTATAAAAATGATCCGTAATGTAATCCTGAAGTTTTCTTACATGCACCTGCACCTGTTCATCTGCTGGATCCATTTCTTTCATCTGACCGAATTCAACAAATAATTGCATAAACTCATTTGTAACAGTAGCTTCATCATCTTTCGTACAATTCTTTGTTTTCTCTTCAAACTCCTTATACTCAGAAGTTTGTCCCCATTGTTCTTTTGCTCGTTTAGAATACTCATCAATCTTTCTTGTATCAAATACTTTAAAATCCATATATTTCACTCCTATTCCTTTTATTCCTCGAGCAAAACTAATAAGATTTTCAAGATGCTCCTTTTTCATAGTAAGCAATTCAATCTGCTGCTCTAATGCTTTGTTCCTGTCAAAGTTAGGAGCATCGATTATCTTTTTAATCTCCTTAAGCGGAAATTCCAATTCTTTAAACAGTAGAATTTGTTGCAGCCTTTCCAAGGATGTATCGTCATACAACCTATAACCTGACTCTGTATATTCAATAGGTTTTAAGAGACCAATGGTATCATAATACTGCAGAGTGCGTATACTCACTCCTGTTAATTTACTTACCTCATTCACTGTCATCATTGTCATTTCCTCCTCTCGATAAACATATCGTAAACTATTACGTTGCGTAGGAGTCAATAGTTTTTCAAAGAAATTTTCAAAATTAACAGCTTGATAAATTTATATTTCTACGAAGAAAGCCAAAGACATTTAACTGTTCACCCAATCAAACGTCTTTGGCT
This genomic interval carries:
- a CDS encoding MerR family transcriptional regulator; this encodes MMTVNEVSKLTGVSIRTLQYYDTIGLLKPIEYTESGYRLYDDTSLERLQQILLFKELEFPLKEIKKIIDAPNFDRNKALEQQIELLTMKKEHLENLISFARGIKGIGVKYMDFKVFDTRKIDEYSKRAKEQWGQTSEYKEFEEKTKNCTKDDEATVTNEFMQLFVEFGQMKEMDPADEQVQVHVRKLQDYITDHFYTCSDKILSGLGRMYAGGGELTENIDDAGGVGTAEFVSKAIDTFYIRRK
- a CDS encoding LuxR C-terminal-related transcriptional regulator, producing MTKNIIIKTSVQKRFDSFMLHGRVLFFSAPCGFGKTVLADALLRGRNVLRLSAADPDCVIPPSAQDWDILVIDDLQLMQEEARQQALCELIRSSPEHRFVLLSRGVPPGCLTAFQYTGLMTVLEADDLLFDAGDVRRLFQLSGVNVTDSEIDGILKESVGYPLGVAITVRCMSQDKPWTPELVARVFHEVFLYFETAIYRRFDLPVRHFLLELAPFESFDLEMARMVSGDPRAGERLDWLLRYTTMLRYEDCQRFHFWPGFRAFLLWEMEREYTEEKRKALFSRGGLYYELKEDYAHALECYTSGGDNSKVSELLVRNAELHPGMGHYAEMEKYYRSLPETEILASPSLMQGMSMLCALAMDYEGSERWYGELQKFAEHCGRQDAAGKQARSRLAWLDISLPQRGVNGLTETIPAVFRLLTNKEVALPSFSVTSALPSIMNGGKDFSEWSKKDDLLYKTLRLPVEAVLGRDGMGLADCAIAESKFEKGEDVTGRMLSLLPQMNEVRNHGTPDMEFAVSGLLARSQLANGQPADARRTIEVLRECFAERGLTRFLPNMDAMLCRIDMHTGDLDAADAWYREKAPRELTHLNVMRRYQYLTQAMVELEDGRPDTAQLTLAPLEPYIQNCARIIDGIHLNVLTAIALRRKKDERWRERLTAALDAAAEYRFIRTVSVYGTAVLPLLEALDWDGDKAWRKRLMAAVRTQAAFYPHFLEPRLAPGEELTPTELQILHLLCADKSNAEIAQIMDVKLPTVKTHVSHILEKLDVKRRAEAKTAAKKLHLVPEEL
- a CDS encoding AAA family ATPase — translated: MSRELTLKSLVEKLRDFYDFIIIECMPSLGMMTINACSVSHPLV